DNA from Cryptomeria japonica unplaced genomic scaffold, Sugi_1.0 HiC_scaffold_370, whole genome shotgun sequence:
GCCAATTCCTGAACCCCTCCTCTGCTGTACTAAAACAGGCTCAGGTTTCCAATCTAAGAATGAATATCTCTTTGGAAAAATCGATATGCAAATCAAGTTGGTGGCTGGTAACTCGGCCGACAGTGTCACTGCTTACTATGTGAGTTTCTCTCTTACTCTTCCATACATATTTCTATTGTAGTCCCCAAATCAGTAGTGGGCAGCAGCAGGGAATTGAGTATTTATTGTCTATGAGTACGGTGTGATAAAATGTTCATGGTCTGGTGCAGCTGTCCTCACAAGGGGATAAACACGACGAAATAGACTTCGAGTTCCTGGGAAATCTATCTAGAGATCCCTATGTTATGCACACCAATGTTTTCTCACAAGGCAAAGGCAACCGTGAGCAGCAATTCTACCTCTGGTTCGACCCCACGGCAGACTTCCACACTTACTCCCTGCTCTGGAATCCCCAACAAATTATGTAAGTTAATATTGTCCCTGCAACTTCAAATCAGCTACTGAATGTCCTCTTTTGACTTGCCCTCCAGTTTTAACATCATTATTGTAGTTTAATGTGTATTTCTGATTCCCTGCAGGTTTTCTGTGGATGGAACTCCGGTGAGAGTGTTCAAGAACAGCGAGGATTTGGGCGTTGCATATCCGAAGAATCAAGCGATGAGAATATATTCAAGCCTGTGGAACGCAGATGATTGGGCAACCAGAGGCGGTGCAGTGAAGATCGACTGGACCAAATCCCCTTTTGTTGCCTCCTATGGAAATTTCAAAGCAGAGTCATGCTCCGCCTCTTCTGATTGCTCTCTGAATTCATGGTACGCTGCAGAGGCGTTGGAGGAGAGCGAGCAGGAGAAACTTGAATGGGTGCGGAAGAACTACATGATTTATGATTACTGTTCGGACAGTAAAAGGTTTCCACAGGGCTTTCCTGCTGAATGCACTCGCCAGGCATCCAACTGATTTCAAAGAAGCAACCTACGTAAATTCTTTTATTCCTCCATTTTTTGTACCGATTTACAAGCCCAAGAGGCTATACTTTAAACGATTGCGATCCCACCCAGTTAATTATATATTTTAGAAAGACATTACATCCAACTGTTAGCATTTAAGGAGCTTCAATTTCTTCCGACTGAGGACCGCCACCTGTGAAATTCTCTAATACCAAAATTAATACATAATAATTCAATAATCAAACTAGCAAAATTAAATGGGATGCAAAAATTATGCTAGACAAGACCAATCTCTTAATACACACAATTTGCTTGAATATAACTAGCGGTTGCACCTGGGTAAGGTGCAATGTGTACGGCcgaaaggagtttatatcaagtctATGTTGTTAAGATAGATCTCTCCTAACTAAGGTATTGATGGATTTGGAATTCAATGCTAATTCCAATACCTTACCTTCTGCCATACTTTGTAAAGAATCCTCAAAGTCAAAGTTTTTGTATTTCAGCTAGATTAATGTTTGagtttagaaaataaagataaattgTAAGGGTCATTTTGAGTCAGAACCAAGGGGCCTACAAATATCAAAGCTAAATCCTTTTTATTCAATTCATGTGGTCACTTTCTTGAGCTTTTACCTTTAGTAGAATTGTAGAATTATTGGTTTCATGGAAAATAATTAATACTCTgcagtttcttttttcttttttcttaaggaAGCGTTTTTGTTTGAATGCAAGCTTGTAATATTGACTTtatatattttaaagaaaaaatagcAATAGCATTGGCTTTCTTTATTAGAATACTCTTAATATAATTAACAACCACACAGTGgtaattcagagaaaagcatatggCTAGAAATTAAAAGTTTCTAAATAGAATAGCTTGAGAAGAAATGATAAAAAACCAAATCCCAAAATCTTTTATAGGTTTCATAGTTAAGGAATGTAAAGATATTCAAACACATCTTTTGGTGGAGACTTGTAACCAAATATATCAAGATGtttattgaaagtgaaaacaatAAGAATGTCCAAATCTAATGAGTATGGTTCTTTGAGAGTACATATTAATCTATTAGACAAGGGTGACAAGCTAGACAAAATATAAGTTGCACAACAAAATTTTTGGTGAAAGTACTCTATTGGCTAGGCCCTAGGATATATATTATTGAGGAAAAAAATTCATtcattttaaagaaaatatatcAAATCCTGGACAAGATTATGGCATCTACTTGAATCAATAAATCACGTGACACTgtattaatgcataaaatagagcACTATTGTTTTGCTCTATTTTCTCAATGCAATATGACTCAAAATAAGGGCATCTTGTAATGTACCTAAGCAACTTACACAAGTGCAAGGCCTCCATTCCATTATAAACATGGCATCTTAACTTACAGAACCAAAAGAACATTGTCGACAAAGGAGACTATTCTAATGGTTAATATATCGCTAGAAACCCATATTTCTTTAGTTGAATGAAAGGTGAGTCAACAAGTATGCCTGAGCCATGCATTTGTATGTGGCCCACTTAAAACTAAAGTGTGTtccattttgtcttcaatttaacTCTTGCAAATTGAATCGTAATTGTTTTGAATATTGTATCATCTACCTTAATATTTATTAAACTCGGAAATTGTGTTACAATAGATGCATTGCTAGAAAGTATACTAATGAAAATGTCGTAGGATCCATATCTTGAGATGGTCAAGTGGTGTGTAGTTTTCAACTATTgtaacaaatttattttattttttggttttgtctCTCTTGGATAGGTCTTATTTTAAATTTACAACAACATTATTAGAGGTCTATAAGCTTTCT
Protein-coding regions in this window:
- the LOC131057086 gene encoding xyloglucan endotransglucosylase protein 1, with the protein product MDLLPCFLLVSLVLSSSHLVSANFYNDFDITWGNDRAKILDNGQRLQLTLDQSSGSGFQSKNEYLFGKIDMQIKLVAGNSADSVTAYYLSSQGDKHDEIDFEFLGNLSRDPYVMHTNVFSQGKGNREQQFYLWFDPTADFHTYSLLWNPQQIMFSVDGTPVRVFKNSEDLGVAYPKNQAMRIYSSLWNADDWATRGGAVKIDWTKSPFVASYGNFKAESCSASSDCSLNSWYAAEALEESEQEKLEWVRKNYMIYDYCSDSKRFPQGFPAECTRQASN